A genomic region of Glycine max cultivar Williams 82 chromosome 15, Glycine_max_v4.0, whole genome shotgun sequence contains the following coding sequences:
- the LOC102663249 gene encoding uncharacterized protein: MPGILSRLNATIYCRIREAITRQQGVPTSLYRSSALPLCSLTSSHTLHTKSMITASHSNAMLGDVYAYGLISGRGSVRDFTKPAVGCLRGSVNLRRLQPLYGPLSFGCSTFDANRRIRDSSLLHGSWLKNFSASSSACYSAGAAHAISFDGSPPDEQLANSSFSPDPYLILTYPLRLPFLPSLTGNLPILNFTAP; the protein is encoded by the exons ATGCCTGGCATTCTCTCAAGGCTGAATGCAACCATTTACTGTCGCATTCGGGAAGCAATAACAAGGCAACAAGGAGTGCCGACATCCTTGTACAGAAGTTCAGCTTTGCCTCTTTGTTCGCTCACTTCAAGTCACACACTTCACACAAAATCAATGATTACTGCCTCACATTCCAATGCTATGCTGGGAGATGTTTATGCTTATGGCTTAATCTCAGGTCGTGGTAGTGTGCGAGACTTCACAAAGCCTGCTGTAGGTTGCTTGAGGGGTAGTGTGAATCTAAGGAGACTACAACCATTGTATGGTCCTTTGAGTTTTGGGTGTTCTACTTTTGATGCTAATAGGAGGATCCGGGATTCGAGTTTGCTGCATGGATCATGGCTCAAGAATTTCTCAGCCTCTTCTTCTGCTTGCTACTCAGCCGGGGCTGCACATGCTATCTCATTTGATGGAAGCCCTCCTGATGAACAGCTTGCAAATTCCTCTTTTTCGCCTGACCCGTAT CTGATACTTACTTATCCTCTCCGCCTCCCCTTTCTTCCATCTCTCACCGGCAATCTccccattctcaatttcactgcTCCGTGA
- the LOC100798753 gene encoding DDB1- and CUL4-associated factor 4: protein MPQPKELPGFYYDPEKNRYFPIKGPIPGSSSKPKTPALNSPQTSSNQESGGSCCRKLRNRTLSKLLQARELDGHSVVISRYCRSNFTEEFRKMQASRPVVWKYRGTDGMRITALEHLRVDVQTSEGQTETDVLLTGSTNGSMSFSQVGGVGRNYDGGTKWRADCVKNYVKGRTDEHNEVLKPVFKPNRAALLMSSRISSIRLGPKCSSHAVNDGHIVGRALFTTLGSETSGGSVYTLDLVEPLNLGPGILNTWSGLEEIASFRCTIWTAEYDYNRHRAVIGTNLGGASVDLETGTISWFLHCKSDVFAQQIVSSGNVILCGLRNGAIVTVDSRESRESLSGRLITHRIPYTSSDKKVGGSNKEWFKLKGDIYPSHTIRMPSSISCLASLQFDDQYFLASSMDGSMRLYDLRLLQRGAVQCYEGHVNSHTRIQIGVDPSERFVMSGGEDCKLRLWSIKSGELLFEDKFSDSVISTVCYKTYGHSFKAEEENQYKRDSSQGAWLGSLEGLFYMCWL, encoded by the exons ATGCCACAACCAAAAG AGCTTCCAGGGTTTTATTATGACCCTGAGAAGAACAGGTATTTTCCCATCAAAGGCCCCATTCCTGGCTCTTCTTCTAAGCCCAAGACCCCTGCTCTTAACTCACCCCAAACCTCTTCCAATCag GAAAGTGGTGGGAGTTGTTGTAGGAAGCTTAGAAACAGAACCCTGTCTAAGCTGCTTCAGGCTAGGGAGTTGGATGGTCACAGTGTCGTCATCTCTCGGTATTGCAGAAGTAACTTCACTGAGGAATTCCGGAAAATGCAAGCATCTAGACCTGTG GTCTGGAAATATCGGGGAACTGATGGGATGCGTATTACTGCTTTGGAACACTTGCGCGTTGATGTGCAGACATCCGAGGGGCAAACTGAAACTGATGTTTTGTTGACGGGCAGCACAAATGGCTCGATGAG TTTTTCTCAAGTTGGAGGGGTTGGGCGTAATTATGATGGTGGGACAAAATGGAGGGCAGATTGTGTGAAGAATTATGTTAAAGGGAGAACAGATGAGCATAATGAGGTGCTTAAGCCGGTTTTCAAACCTAATCGAGCTGCACTGCTTATGTCCTCTAGAATATCTAGTATAAGATTGGGTCCTAAGTGCTCTTCTCACGCTGTCAATGATGGTCATATTGTTGGACGTGCATT ATTTACTACTTTGGGATCAGAGACATCAGGTGGATCAGTTTATACTCTTGATcttgttgaaccattaaatCTTGGACCAGGTATACTGAACACATGGAGCGGACTAGAGGAAATTGCTTCTTTCAGGTGTACCATTTGGACAGCAGAATATGATTATAATAGACATCGGGCTGTAATTG GTACAAATTTGGGAGGTGCTTCAGTGGATCTGGAAACTGGGACGATATCATGGTTTTTACATTGTAAAAGTGATGTTTTTGCGCAACAGATTGTTAGTTCA GGAAATGTGATTTTATGTGGGCTAAGAAATGGAGCAATTGTCACTGTAGATTCTCGTGAGAGTCGAGAAAGCCTTTCTGGTAGACTTATTACCCATCGGATACCATATACATCTTCAGACAAGAAAGTTGGAGGTTCTAATAAAGAATGGTTCaag CTCAAAGGAGACATATATCCTTCTCATACCATTAGGATGCCTTCATCTATTTCCTG TTTGGCGTCACTTCAGTTTGATGATCAGTACTTTTTGGCAAGCTCAATGGATGGATCG ATGAGACTTTATGATCTTCGTCTACTTCAGAGGGGTGCTGTTCAATGTTATGAAGGGCATGTGAATTCTCATACCCGTATACAGATTGGTGTTGATCCATCTGAGAGATTTGTTATGTCAG GTGGAGAGGATTGCAAGCTAAGGTTATGGAGTATCAAGTCTGGTGAACTGCTTTTTGAGGACAAGTTCTCTGATTCAGTTATCTCCACTGTGTGCTATAAAACATATGGACATA GTTTTAAAGCAGAAGAGGAAAACCAATACAAGCGTGACTCGTCTCAGGGTGCATGGCTTGGATCACTTGAAGGACTGTTTTATATGTGCTGGTTATGA